A genomic window from Paramormyrops kingsleyae isolate MSU_618 chromosome 23, PKINGS_0.4, whole genome shotgun sequence includes:
- the LOC140581901 gene encoding uncharacterized protein, producing MREAGQRVQPNLSRFTVASVIRTFRLENRTERQVGRGGRGRMFTEAQELEIINMVLANNAIRLREIQSHIVRDDTVFGNIRQVALSTLARVLQRHQVRMKQIYRVPFERNSERVKELRHNYVQTVLEMDSNVIPHEFIFIDEAGFNLTRTRRRGRNIIGHRAIVNVPGVRGGNITMCAAITGHGVLHHHAILGPYNTGLILTFLDRLRDIVEQANHTDDEGQQHRYVVVWDNVAFHRAAMVQNWFANNPHFIVLYLPPYSPFLNPIEEFFSAWRWKVYDHQPHVREGLLQAMEEACEEVDVGAIQGWIRHSRRFFPRCLAREDVACEVDEVLWPDPLRRHDAA from the exons atgagagaggctggacagaGAGTCCAACCCAACCTGAGTCGATTTACTGTTGCTTCTGTCATCCGTACATTTCGACTTGAGAACAG GACTGAGAGACAAGTAGGACGTGGTGGAAGAGGTCGGATGTTCACAGAGGCACAGGAGCTAGAGATCATAAACATGGTTTTGGCAAATAATGCCATAAGACTTAGGGAAATTCAAAGCCACATTGTGAGAGACGACACTGTTTTTGGCAACATTAGGCAAGTTGCCTTGTCTACCCTCGCTCGTGTTCTCCAGCGACACCAGGTACGAATGAAACAGATATACCGGGTGCCTTTTGAGAGGAACTCCGAAAGAGTCAAAGAACTGAGGCACAATTACGTGCAG acagtgctggaaatggattcaaatgtgatcccacatgagttcatttttattgatgaggctggcttcaaccTTACGAGAACCAGAAGAAGGGGAAGAAACATAATAGGTCACAGAGCTATTGTGAATGTTCCTGGCGTACGTGGGGgaaacatcacaatgtgtgcTGCTATCACAGGACATGGAGTTCTACACCACCATGCCATTCTTGGTCCATACAACACAGGGTTGATCCTGACATTTCTGGACAGATTGAGAGACATCGTAGAACAGGCAAACCACACAGATGATGAAGGGCAACAGCACAGATATGTTGtagtgtgggacaatgtggctttTCATCGTGCAGCCATGGTGCAAAATTGGTTTGCCAACAACCCACATTTTATAGTGCTTTACCTTCCCCCTTATTCTCCATTTCTGAACCCAATAGAAGAGTTCTTTTCAGCATGGCGTTGGAAGGTCTATGATCATCAACCCCATGTGCGTGAGGGGCTTCTACAAGCAATGGAGGAGGCATGTGAGGAAGTTGACGTAGGAGCCATCCAGGGATGGATAAGACACTCCCGACGCTTCTTTCCTCGCTGTCTAGCAAGGGAAGATGTCGCATGTGAAGTGGATGAGGTGCTGTGGCCAGATCCACTGAGAAGACATGACGCTGCATAA
- the LOC140581983 gene encoding major histocompatibility complex class I-related gene protein-like isoform X2, giving the protein MILQPQTFMVFPAVALLILGSPHHTSSAFHSLSLLATFIYGETPFPELTLVLTVNNVPVEYYDSNIKELVSRRHWRPNDFVEDTESKYFVMEETHRSMKIDSHRLMKHFNHTNGIHFYQRLATCTLEGDSLNWFFLRDAYEGKETRTYDILEQRYNPHVPELIWSKIKTEAVQLIYINVYQPLCLKVLRQYLQQDKNVLMRRERPRVRVNQKGDPGTGEAQVCCLATGFFPRHINMTLLRDGQPVPEQDLTGGEVLPNGDGTFQMRKSLSVSEQQLREKHQYTCTVTHMDRKEDFGLEPEDHPDVIIIPVLVTVLAVIVLVVAIVLCWRRQMSPSDPCQPPAPVRYTAAQIGNPVQ; this is encoded by the exons ATGATACTTCAACCTCAAACCTTCATGGTTTTCCCTGCTGTGGCGTTGCTGATCCTGGGCTCTCCTCACCATACCTCTTCAG cattCCATTCACTGTCACTCTTGGCGACATTCATCTATGGAGAGACACCATTTCCAGAGCTTACACTGGTACTGACAGTCAACAATGTCCCAGTTGAGTACTATGACAGCAATATCAAAGAGCTTGTCTCACGGAGACACTGGAGGCCAAACGACTTTGTTGAGGATACTGAGAGTAAATATTTTGTGATGGAAGAGACACACAGAAGTATGAAAATTGATAGTCATCGTTTGATGAAGCACTTTAATCATACTAACG GGATTCATTTTTATCAGAGACTGGCAACATGTACCTTGGAAGGTGACAGCCTCAACTGGTTCTTCCTCAGAGATGCTTATGAGGGCAAGGAGACGAGGACCTATGACATCCTGGAGCAAAGATATAACCCGCATGTGCCAGAGTTGATCTGGAGCAAGATAAAAACGGAGGCAGTACAACTGATTTACATAAACGTATACCAACCTCTTTGTCTTAAGGTGTTAAGGCAATACCTCCAACAGGACAAGAATGTGTTAATGAGAAGAG AGCGACCCAGGGTCAGGGTGAACCAGAAGGGAGACCCAGGCACTGGGGAAGCACAGGTGTGCTGCTTGGCCACTGGCTTCTTTCCCCGGCACATCAACATGACCCTGCTGAGAGACGGCCAGCCCGTCCCAGAGCAGGACCTGACAGGCGGGGAGGTGCTGCCCAATGGAGATGGAACATTCCAGATGAGAAAGAGCCTCAGTGTCAGTGAGCAGCAGTTGAGGGAGAAGCACCAGTATACCTGTACTGTCACACACATGGACAGAAAGGAAGACTTTGGATTGG AACCGGAAGATCATCCAGATGTTATCATCATCCCTGTCCTAGTGACTGTCCTTGCTGTGATTGTCCTGGTTGTAGCCATCGTCCTCTGTTGGAGAAGACAAATGA GTCCATCGGATCCATGTCAACCCCCTGCTCCTGTAAGATACACTGCAGCCCAGA TTGGTaacccagtgcagtga
- the LOC140581983 gene encoding major histocompatibility complex class I-related gene protein-like isoform X1 — translation MILQPQTFMVFPAVALLILGSPHHTSSAFHSLSLLATFIYGETPFPELTLVLTVNNVPVEYYDSNIKELVSRRHWRPNDFVEDTESKYFVMEETHRSMKIDSHRLMKHFNHTNGIHFYQRLATCTLEGDSLNWFFLRDAYEGKETRTYDILEQRYNPHVPELIWSKIKTEAVQLIYINVYQPLCLKVLRQYLQQDKNVLMRRERPRVRVNQKGDPGTGEAQVCCLATGFFPRHINMTLLRDGQPVPEQDLTGGEVLPNGDGTFQMRKSLSVSEQQLREKHQYTCTVTHMDRKEDFGLAEPEDHPDVIIIPVLVTVLAVIVLVVAIVLCWRRQMSPSDPCQPPAPVRYTAAQIGNPVQ, via the exons ATGATACTTCAACCTCAAACCTTCATGGTTTTCCCTGCTGTGGCGTTGCTGATCCTGGGCTCTCCTCACCATACCTCTTCAG cattCCATTCACTGTCACTCTTGGCGACATTCATCTATGGAGAGACACCATTTCCAGAGCTTACACTGGTACTGACAGTCAACAATGTCCCAGTTGAGTACTATGACAGCAATATCAAAGAGCTTGTCTCACGGAGACACTGGAGGCCAAACGACTTTGTTGAGGATACTGAGAGTAAATATTTTGTGATGGAAGAGACACACAGAAGTATGAAAATTGATAGTCATCGTTTGATGAAGCACTTTAATCATACTAACG GGATTCATTTTTATCAGAGACTGGCAACATGTACCTTGGAAGGTGACAGCCTCAACTGGTTCTTCCTCAGAGATGCTTATGAGGGCAAGGAGACGAGGACCTATGACATCCTGGAGCAAAGATATAACCCGCATGTGCCAGAGTTGATCTGGAGCAAGATAAAAACGGAGGCAGTACAACTGATTTACATAAACGTATACCAACCTCTTTGTCTTAAGGTGTTAAGGCAATACCTCCAACAGGACAAGAATGTGTTAATGAGAAGAG AGCGACCCAGGGTCAGGGTGAACCAGAAGGGAGACCCAGGCACTGGGGAAGCACAGGTGTGCTGCTTGGCCACTGGCTTCTTTCCCCGGCACATCAACATGACCCTGCTGAGAGACGGCCAGCCCGTCCCAGAGCAGGACCTGACAGGCGGGGAGGTGCTGCCCAATGGAGATGGAACATTCCAGATGAGAAAGAGCCTCAGTGTCAGTGAGCAGCAGTTGAGGGAGAAGCACCAGTATACCTGTACTGTCACACACATGGACAGAAAGGAAGACTTTGGATTGG CAGAACCGGAAGATCATCCAGATGTTATCATCATCCCTGTCCTAGTGACTGTCCTTGCTGTGATTGTCCTGGTTGTAGCCATCGTCCTCTGTTGGAGAAGACAAATGA GTCCATCGGATCCATGTCAACCCCCTGCTCCTGTAAGATACACTGCAGCCCAGA TTGGTaacccagtgcagtga